One segment of Primulina tabacum isolate GXHZ01 chromosome 6, ASM2559414v2, whole genome shotgun sequence DNA contains the following:
- the LOC142550109 gene encoding uncharacterized protein LOC142550109, which produces MESIRGWGIKLCWVWSRSCDNIPPGVNIKLALRIDSRVTNNEAEYEAVLAGIQAAREVEASRIILYSGSQLITQQIKGVYEAKDDRMLKYLQLIKARAEVFADWGIEQIPREENGKADTLAKMAASLSEVSTGKSCMFPG; this is translated from the coding sequence ATGGAGAGTATTCGTGGATGGGGCATCAAGCTTTGCTGGGTGTGGAGTAGGAGCTGTGATAATATACCCCCGGGAGTGAATATAAAATTGGCACTGAGGATTGACTCCCGGGTAACAAATAATGAAGCCGAGTACGAAGCCGTTCTGGCTGGTATTCAAGCTGCCCGGGAAGTCGAAGCTTCTCGGATTATTCTATATTCTGGTTCGCAACTCATTACTCAGCAGATAAAGGGCGTGTACGAAGCTAAAGATGACAGAATGCTAAAATACTTACAGCTCATCAAAGCTCGAGCAGAAGTCTTTGCAGATTGGGGTATTGAACAAATACCCCGGGAAGAGAATGGAAAGGCAGATACTCTGGCAAAAATGGCTGCTTCTTTATCGGAAGTTAGCACTGGGAAGTCTTGCATGTTTCCCGGTTGA
- the LOC142550110 gene encoding uncharacterized protein LOC142550110, with protein sequence MKNSPRREPGRKEEPEPERKKNLPPATRLIKMISQGSTDVDSNRARKSRSRRECMDVEGTRRNEEVISFGPEDLKGVNLPHNDALVIQALVANYDILRVFIYSSSSLNVIFKDAFAQMDLQGYHLEVMETALFGFAGHVVYPEGEIILPLTLGSPDLKKTVMTSFTVVDSPSSYNIIMGRPDLNELRAVASTYHQKIKFPVGTRVGEVRGDQPSSRKCYVEAVWADQSKTKWEGKKAKVNEVEGRVVEKGEVHFVAEQEQEIIEIRQGIDRDFSLDIGAATEYSPGSHPVKQKKRHFGREKDKVIDEQVKELLRAGHIWKIQFPTWLSNVILVPKSTRKWRMCVDFRDLIKACPKDHYPLPRIDQLVDSTSGFKLLSFMDAYQGYHQIPWPKIIKIKPASSP encoded by the exons ATGAAGAATAGTCCAAGGAGAGAGCCCGGGAGAAAAGAAGAGCCCGAGCCTGAGAGAAAAAAGAATTTACCCCCTGCCACGAGGttgattaaaatgatatcaCAAGGATCCACTGATGTAGACTCTAATCGGGCAAGGAAATCAAGGAGTAGGAGGGAGTGTATGGATGTAGAAGGGACGAGGAGGAACGAGGAAGTCATCAGTTTTGGCCCGGAGGATTTGAAGGGGGTGAATCTGCCCCACAATGATGCCCTGGTCATCCAAGCCCTGGTGGCAAACTATGATATTCTGAGAGTCTTTATTTACTCAAGCAGCTCTCTAAATGTAATATTTAAAGATGCCTTTGCgcagatggatttgcagggcTATCACTTGGAAGTTATGGAAACTGCCCTCTTTGGTTTTGCAGGCCACGTGGTTTACCCGGAAGGGGAGATTATCTTACCACTAACCCTGGGTTCCCCTGATCTCAAAAAGACGGTTATGACTTCTTTCACGGTGGTAGACTCCCCctcatcatataatatcattatgGGGAGACCGGATCTGAATGAGCTGAGGGCTGTGGCATCTACCTACCACCAAAAGATAAAGTTTCCTGTGGGAACCCGAGTAGGAGAAGTTCGGGGAGATCAACCTTCTTCTCGGAAATGCTACGTGGAGGCAGTCTGGGCTGATCAGAGCAAAACCAAGTGGGAAGGGAAGAAAGCAAAGGTGAATGAAGTGGAAGGAAGGGTGGTGGAGAAGGGAGAAGTACATTTTGTAGCAGAGCAGGAGCAGGAGATAATAGAAATCAGACAAG GAATTGACAGGGATTTCTCCCTTGATATCGGAGCAGCAACTGAATATTCTCCGGGATCTCACCCGGTGAAGCAAAAAAAGAGACACTTTGGTCGTGAAAAGgacaaagttattgatgagCAAGTGAAAGAACTTCTAAGGGCCGGCCATATTTGGAAAATTCAATTCCCTACATGGCTCTCAAATGTGATATTGGTGCCAAAATCTACCAGGAAGTGGCGCATGTGTGTAGACTTCCGCGATCTTATTAAAGCTTGTCCCAAAGATCATTATCCCTTACCCAGGATTGATCAGCTGGTGGATTCCACCTCAGGCTTCAAATTGCTGAGTTTCATGGACGCATACCAGGGGTATCATCAAATACCCTGGCCAAAGATTATCAAGAtaaagccagcttcatcaccttag
- the LOC142550107 gene encoding uncharacterized protein LOC142550107 — protein MTPLIKFIVNNELPKDRAQAQKTKRQAHRFVLLNNMLYMRSFQGSLLKCLSEKEVDYVLREIHEGCCAEHLGGISLSRKAMLASFSWPTLSQDSVRVVQTCEGCQHHSNFKHNPATLMRPIWASCPFDKWEAKPLAKITEQEANGQTEVVNKIIVQALKTRLQGKGKDWVEELPSVLWAYRTTPRAPTEETPFNLVYGSEAVLPVESG, from the exons ATGACACCTCTGATCAAGTTCATTGTAAATAATGAATTGCCCAAGGACAGAGCCCAAGCACAGAAGACTAAGAGACAAGCTCacaggtttgttctcttaaataatatGTTGTACATGAGATCATTTCAAGGATCTCTTTTGAAATGCTTATCTGAGAAGGAGGTGGATTATGTCCtccgagagattcatgaagggtGTTGTGCTGAGCACCTCGGAGGAATATCTTTGTCCCGGAAGGCAATGCTTGCCAGTTTCTCGTGGCCAACTCTTAGTCAAGATTCGGTTCGGGTGGTCCAGACTTGTGAGGGCTGTCAACATCACTCGAATTTTAAGCACAACCCGGCCACTCTCATGAGGCCTATATGGGCATCTTGCCCCTTTGATAAATGGG AGGCCAAGCCCTTGGCAAAAATCACTGAACAGGAG GCTAATGGCCAAACAGAAGTTGTCAACAAAATTATTGTAcaagcactgaaaacaaggCTACAAGGCAAAGGAAAAGATTGGGTGGAAGAATTACCCAGTGTTCTATGGGCTTACAGAACCACTCCTCGGGCACCTACTGAAGAAACTCCTTTCAACTTGGTgtatggttctgaagcagtccTTCCAGTTGAGAGTGGGTAA